Proteins encoded in a region of the Podarcis muralis chromosome 6, rPodMur119.hap1.1, whole genome shotgun sequence genome:
- the PPP2R3A gene encoding serine/threonine-protein phosphatase 2A regulatory subunit B'' subunit alpha isoform X1, giving the protein MAVTYRRVITTVNCYSSVVIDRRLQHAVHYCTGACQVFKQGVACIVAHHSVCAELIKVPAHNLRGSDLTHRLSMPENSLSLAGDEDYHQILPSNPRLKKGSSVQNTASLKDITGEAINLASGKIKEFSFEKLRNSPNQVTYRKGRKVKSDPFNRRSLDFDLIYGHFSNDENSPPPFGLSHNSSTDEKWQVSSTSVEGNVNSTVSLPMQTLYEDSFLAQILEKHKLDGSSSGDIKMCLDILLKCSEDLKKCTDIIKQCIKKKSSGSASGESGNDSLANSEMIYMNLMSRFSSYIKKLPFEFRQSGLTEPGDMVELINSLSALQQPNFPPVFGNEQPPRYEDVVSSPSFVPRQSLTSNLRGNQNSTDTNSSAKPTHTPIEISTKVLQENLESTNDACALPQLQSVNPSGCISPTETLYIMEESDREKALGSVSSVKRRGRRVNSDSNEQKTERADSAGNSTKTSPALFQPVMLPQTSTQATSDTQGFDCTVQISKGESRKNNQEEIDKLLLDLEHFSQKMEATLRETTTKTSPACLKHISQPLTLENKGKVCSPVDKSPSPSLSKLMETNGHKMEDEDKTLLLRILESIEDFAQELVEFRMGKGSLSKEKEVMHILQETLAAPSITAAQQSYIGTSAKEPVPALIQQMPEVIKVQNKQEKKPVTTSPVPAISAVSSQALLPANKVTVGTPLSINIPRFYFPNGLPNVCSSHEETIAKVEATFSEFEDERVPLNEMGKIAKICCCPLYWKAPMFNASGGERTGFVSVHSFVAMWRKILHNCHDDASKFICLLAKPSSNYLEQEDFIPLLQDVVETHPGLTFLKDAPEFHSRYITTVIQRIFYTVNRSWSGKISLTELRKSNFLQTLALLEEEEDINQITDYFSYEHFYVIYCKFWELDTDHDLYINQKDLARYNDQALSNRIIERIFSGAVLRGIQVHKENHMSYADFVWLLISEEDKRSPTSIEYWFRCMDLDGDGMLSMYELEYFYEEQCERMESMGIEPLPFHDLLCQMLDLVKPECEGRVTLRDLKRCRMAHVFYNTFFNLEKYLDNEQRDPFAVQKDVENDGPEPSDWDRYAAEEYEILVAEESGNEQLQEGSFDDDYETDELLSLPEIEEKSDHLVISDLST; this is encoded by the exons ATGGCAGTAACCTATAGACGTGTAATAACAACAGTGAATTGTTATAGCAGTGTTGTGATAGATCGTCGACTTCAACATGCTGTGCATTACTGTACAGGGGCATGTCAGGTATTTAAGCAAGGAGTTGCATGCATAGTAGCCCACCACAGTGTTTGTGCAGAGCTAATTAAAGTCCCTGCACACAACCTTAGAGGTTCAGATCTGACCCACAGACTTTCAATGCCTGAAAATTCCCTTTCTTTGGCTGGGGATGAAGATTATCATCAAATCCTTCCTAGTAACCCAAGGCTCAAAAAGGGGTCTTCAGTTCAAAACACTGCCAGTCTGAAAGATATCACTGGAGAAGCCATAAATCTCGCTAGTGGGAAAATAAAAgaattttcatttgaaaaacTCAGAAATTCTCCCAATCAAGTAACctatagaaagggaagaaaagttAAGTCAGACCCATTCAATAGAAGGTCACTAGATTTTGACTTGATCTATGGCCATTTCAGCAATGATGAAAATTCCCCTCCTCCCTTTGGCCTGTCACATAATTCCTCAACAGATGAGAAATGGCAGGTCAGCAGCACCTCAGTAGAGGGAAATGTGAATTCTACAGTTTCCTTACCAATGCAGACTCTCTATGAGGATAGCTTTCTTGCACAGATTTTGGAAAAGCACAAGCTGGATGGTTCTTCTAGTGGAGATATTAAGATGTGCTTGGACATCTTGCTCAAATGCTCTGAGGACTTGAAGAAGTGTACTGATATAATAAAGCAATGCATCAAGAAGAAATCTTCAGGGAGTGCCAGTGGAGAAAGTGGTAATGATTCCTTAGCCAATTCTGAAATGATATACATGAATTTAATGTCAAGATTTTCTTCTTATATTAAAAAACTGCCTTTTGAGTTTAGACAGTCTGGGCTAACCGAGCCTGGTGACATGGTAGAACTAATTAATAGCCTATCTGCTTTGCAGCAGCCTAATTTTCCTCCAGTATTTGGCAATGAACAGCCACCTAGATACGAAGATGTTGTGTCCTCCCCATCCTTTGTGCCAAGGCAATCTCTCACTTCAAACTTACGAGGTAACCAGAACAGCACTGACACAAACTCCTCAGCAAAACCTACCCACACTCCAATAGAGATTTCTACAAAAGTTTTGCAGGAAAACTTAGAATCTACAAATGATGCTTGTGCGCTACCTCAGTTACAATCTGTAAACCCGTCAGGCTGCATTTCTCCCACAGAAACTCTGTACATTATGGAAGAATCAGATAGAGAAAAGGCATTGGGCAGTGTATCAAGTGTTAAGAGGAGAGGAAGACGGGTTAATTCAGACAGCAATGAGCAGAAAACAGAAAGGGCAGACTCTGCTGGAAATTCAACTAAAACATCACCTGCTTTATTTCAACCTGTAATGCTGCCCCAAACCTCTACCCAAGCAACCTCAGACACTCAAGGATTTGATTGTACTGTTCAGATTTCTAAAGGTGAATCCAGAAAAAATAATCAAGAGGAGATAGACAAACTTCTCCTGGATTTGGAACATTTTTCACAGAAAATGGAGGCTACTCTGAGAGAGACTACCACTAAGACTAGTCCTGCATGTTTGAAGCATATTAGCCAACCTTTGACTCTGGAAAATAAAGGCAAAGTCTGTTCACCTGTAGACAAAAGTCCTTCTCCCTCTTTATCAAAACTTATGGAAACCAATGGTCATAAAATGGAGGATGAAGACAAAACCCTTTTATTGCGAATTCTGGAGAGTATTGAAGACTTTGCCCAGGAACTAGTAGAATTCCGAATGGGCAAAGGAAGCTTATCAAAAGAGAAGGAAGTGATGCACATTCTTCAGGAAACTTTGGCTGCTCCCTCCATCACAGCTGCTCAGCAAAGCTACATAGGTACATCTGCCAAAGAGCCTGTCCCAGCACTTATTCAACAGATGCCAGAGGTTATAAAG GTCCAAAATAAGCAGGAGAAGAAACCTGTGACTACATCCCCAGTGCCCGCAATTTCAGCAGTCAGCTCACAGGCACTTCTGCCTGCGAATAAAGTAACTGTTGGTACGCCCTTGTCCATAAACATTCCACGTTTCTACTTCCCCAACGGACTTCCTAATGTCTGCAGTAGTCATGAGGAGACCATTGCCAAGGTTGAGGCAACCTTTTCTGAGTTTGAAGATGAGAGAGTACCACTTAATGAAATGGGGAAAATTGCAAAG ATATGCTGCTGCCCTCTGTACTGGAAAGCTCCCATGTTCAATGCGTCAGGGGGAGAGCGGACAGGATTTGTATCTGTACATTCATTTGTGGCCATGTGGAGAAA GATACTACACAACTGCCATGATGATGCATCAAAATTCATTTGCCTTTTAGCAAAACCCAGCAGCAACTATTTGGAACAAGAAGATTTCATCCCTTTACTGCAG GATGTAGTCGAAACTCATCCTGGGCTGACATTTCTGAAGGATGCCCCAGAATTCCATTCCCGCTACATTACTACG GTTATTCAAAGAATATTCTATACAGTCAATAGATCCTGGTCTGGGAAAATATCCCTAACAGAGTTGAGGAAAAGCAACTTTCTGCAG ACCCTAGCTctcttggaggaagaggaagacataaATCAAATCACTGATTATTTTTCCTATGAGCACTTCTATGTTATTTACTGTAAATTCTGGGAACTGGACACTGACCATGATCTCTACATCAACCAGAAAGATCTGGCTAGATACAATGATCAAG CTCTGTCAAACAGGATTATAGAGAGAATATTCAGTGGAGCTGTGCTTAG AGGAATTCAAGTGCACAAAGAAAACCACATGAGCTATGCAGACTTTGTATGGCTTCTAATTTCTGAAGAAGACAAAAGAAGTCCCACAAG TATTGAATACTGGTTCCGCTGCATGGACTTGGATGGGGATGGCATGCTCTCCATGTATGAACTGGAGTATTTTTACGAGGAGCAGTGTGAGAGGATGGAATCCATGGGCATTGAGCCACTGCCATTCCATGACTTACTGTGCCAAATGCTTGATCTAGTGAAGCCAGAGTGTGAGG GAAGGGTAACTTTGCGAGACTTGAAAAGATGCAGAATGGCTCATGTATTTTACAACACATTCTTTAACCTGGAAAAGTACTTGGACAATGAACAGCGGGATCCCTTTGCTGTGCAGAAG